From Burkholderia pseudomultivorans, the proteins below share one genomic window:
- a CDS encoding metal-dependent hydrolase: MASHNAHHASGFAAGVAAAVLVAHTGTTGPWHAGLVAAFAAGVAGGTAPDWLELAWWSRKRRLWIAHRTVTHWGIGWLALLAFAWHGLTHQPHPLWAAPLFGFACGGLMHLLADWPNPLGVPWIWRRHSLNLWNSGHCDLIVVAAAWGGALWLAQSLWTRAPLLEHWLGWLHRV; this comes from the coding sequence ATGGCATCTCACAACGCGCATCATGCGTCCGGCTTCGCGGCCGGCGTCGCCGCCGCCGTTCTCGTCGCGCATACCGGCACGACCGGCCCGTGGCATGCAGGCCTCGTCGCCGCATTTGCGGCCGGCGTCGCAGGCGGCACCGCGCCCGACTGGCTCGAACTCGCGTGGTGGAGCCGCAAGCGCCGTCTATGGATCGCGCATCGCACCGTCACGCACTGGGGAATCGGCTGGCTCGCGCTGCTTGCGTTCGCGTGGCACGGGCTCACCCATCAGCCGCATCCGCTGTGGGCCGCGCCGCTGTTCGGCTTCGCGTGCGGCGGCCTGATGCATCTGCTCGCCGACTGGCCGAACCCGCTCGGCGTGCCGTGGATCTGGCGCCGTCATTCGCTGAACCTGTGGAACAGCGGACATTGCGACCTGATCGTGGTCGCCGCCGCGTGGGGCGGCGCGCTGTGGCTCGCGCAATCGCTGTGGACGCGCGCGCCGCTGCTCGAGCACTGGCTCGGCTGGCTGCATCGCGTCTGA
- a CDS encoding DEAD/DEAH box helicase — translation MDVTATRPATRALDVFHPAVAAWFRRTFAAPTGAQALAWPHIKAGRSTLVAAPTGSGKTLTAFLCALDELVRDALAHDGALPDATLVVYVSPLKALSNDIHVNLDAPLAGIAASLAQLGLPVPEIRTAVRTGDTTQAERAALRKRAPHILVTTPESLYVLLSSTSGRQMLSTVRSVIVDEIHALASSKRGSHLALSLERLDALTGRALPRIGLSATQKPIDAVARFLVGGPADAPRDCTIVDTGHVRERDLALELPNVPLEPVMATDVWEQVYDRIAALAAAHRTTLVFVNTRRTAERMARHLAERLGKDAIAAHHGSLAKEHRFDAEQRLKRGELKLLVATASLELGIDIGDVDLVCQVGSPRGIAPFLQRVGRSGHHVGGMPKGRLFPLSRDELVECAALLDCVRRGELDTLRIPQAPLDVLAQQIVAEAACAEWQEDALYASFTRAAPYAHLSRERFDEVMKMLAEGFSSRRGVRAAYLHRDVVGGTVRGRRNAMMTATTSGGTIPDMADYAVLLEPQGIQVGTVNEDFAVESLAGDVFQLGNQSYRIIRVETGRVRVEDAHGQSPSIPFWLGEAPGRSDELSAAVGRLRARLDALFAEGERHARANTASGAKAKGSMKSAPPAGTQAEADAAAQRSTAVADPARPPESHLAPALHWLVDELRVSPDAARQIADYLARARAALGALPTQDTLVMERFFDESGGMQLVIHSPYGSRINRAWGLALRKRFCRNFNFELQAAATDDAIILSLSLAHSFALDEVWRYLRSASAEHVLIQALLDAPLFGVRWRWNATTALALPRFTGGKRTAPQLQRMKSDDLLATVFPDQVACLENVVGEREIPHHPLVEQTLDDCLHDAMDTDGWLALLRRIESGAIELVARDLPAPSPLAAEILNAKPYAFLDDAPLEERRTQAVQSRRWSDPESADDLGALDADAIDAVRDEAWPLVRDADEMHDALLTLACIADDEAQAHEGWPARLAELAERRRATKLATPDGAALWVPVERLVCLRALHPDARLSPVLKIPAACAEPWDADAALVDVIRARLTGFGPLPLDAIAKPLDLPPAAVATALAALEREGYVMRGRFTPGTTLDEWCERHLLARIHRYTVKRLRREIEPVERADFMRFLFHWQHLTPDTRGTGRDALAAVVEQLEGYEAAAGAWEDALLPARLTDYTAGGIDDLCRSGKLVWTRIGAPARAAGTPVKTTPIVLLPRRHLGAWQALRDPDAQPTLSARAAQVRDALAAHGAMFFDALLDDLHMLPVELEQALGELVSAGLVNADSFAGLRALLKPAVKRSATYAPRTRRGGALIGGMDDAGRWALVQRPAPPVDTPATRRGAVAATDPDALEHIAWTLLRRYGVVFWRLLEREADWLPSWRELVRVLQRLEARGEIRGGRFVAGLAGEQFALPEAIPILRELRRQPGDGQTVCVTGVDPLNLVGTLLPGDKVPALAGNRVLFRDGVPIASLVSGAFHYAPDLSPAAREDARLRLARRY, via the coding sequence ATGGACGTCACCGCCACCCGCCCCGCCACTCGTGCGCTCGACGTGTTCCACCCGGCCGTCGCCGCGTGGTTCCGCCGCACGTTCGCCGCGCCGACCGGCGCGCAGGCGCTCGCGTGGCCGCACATCAAGGCCGGCCGCTCGACGCTCGTCGCCGCGCCGACCGGCTCCGGCAAGACGCTCACCGCGTTTCTCTGCGCGCTCGACGAACTCGTGCGCGATGCGCTCGCGCACGACGGCGCGCTGCCCGACGCGACGCTCGTCGTCTACGTGTCGCCGCTGAAGGCGCTGTCGAACGACATCCACGTGAACCTCGACGCACCGCTCGCCGGCATCGCCGCGTCGCTCGCGCAGCTCGGCCTGCCGGTGCCGGAGATCCGCACCGCGGTGCGCACCGGCGACACCACGCAGGCCGAACGCGCCGCCCTGCGCAAGCGCGCGCCGCACATCCTCGTGACGACGCCCGAATCGCTGTACGTGCTGCTGTCGTCGACGTCGGGACGGCAGATGCTGTCGACCGTGCGATCGGTGATCGTCGACGAGATCCACGCGCTCGCGTCGTCCAAGCGCGGCAGCCATCTCGCGCTGTCGCTCGAGCGCCTCGACGCGCTGACGGGCCGCGCGCTGCCGCGCATCGGACTGTCGGCCACGCAAAAGCCGATCGACGCGGTCGCGCGCTTCCTGGTCGGCGGCCCGGCCGATGCGCCGCGCGACTGCACGATCGTCGACACCGGCCACGTGCGCGAGCGCGACCTCGCGCTCGAACTGCCGAACGTGCCGCTCGAACCGGTGATGGCGACCGACGTGTGGGAACAGGTGTACGACCGGATCGCCGCGCTCGCGGCCGCACATCGCACGACGCTCGTGTTCGTCAACACGCGGCGCACCGCGGAGCGCATGGCGCGCCATCTCGCCGAGCGGCTCGGCAAGGACGCGATCGCCGCGCATCACGGCAGTCTCGCGAAGGAACACCGCTTCGACGCCGAGCAGCGCCTGAAGCGCGGCGAGCTGAAGCTGCTCGTCGCGACCGCATCGCTCGAACTCGGCATCGACATCGGCGATGTCGATCTCGTCTGCCAGGTCGGTTCGCCGCGCGGGATCGCGCCGTTCCTGCAGCGCGTCGGCCGTTCGGGTCACCACGTCGGCGGCATGCCGAAAGGCCGGCTGTTCCCGCTGTCGCGCGACGAACTGGTCGAATGCGCGGCGCTGCTCGATTGCGTGCGGCGCGGCGAACTCGACACGCTGCGGATTCCGCAGGCGCCGCTCGACGTGCTCGCGCAGCAGATCGTCGCCGAAGCCGCATGCGCCGAATGGCAGGAGGACGCGCTTTACGCGAGCTTCACGCGCGCGGCGCCGTATGCGCACCTGTCGCGCGAGCGCTTCGACGAAGTGATGAAGATGCTCGCGGAAGGCTTCTCGAGCCGTCGCGGCGTGCGCGCGGCGTACCTGCACCGCGACGTGGTCGGCGGCACGGTGCGCGGCCGCCGCAATGCGATGATGACCGCGACGACCTCCGGCGGCACGATTCCCGACATGGCCGACTATGCGGTGCTGCTGGAGCCGCAGGGCATCCAGGTCGGCACCGTCAACGAGGATTTCGCGGTCGAGAGCCTCGCCGGCGACGTGTTCCAGCTCGGCAACCAGTCGTACCGGATCATTCGCGTCGAAACCGGGCGCGTGCGCGTCGAGGATGCGCACGGCCAGTCGCCGAGTATTCCGTTCTGGCTCGGCGAGGCGCCGGGGCGCAGCGACGAACTGTCGGCCGCGGTCGGCCGGCTGCGCGCGCGGCTCGACGCGTTGTTCGCCGAAGGCGAGCGGCATGCCCGCGCAAACACGGCAAGCGGAGCGAAGGCCAAGGGCAGCATGAAATCGGCGCCGCCTGCCGGAACCCAAGCCGAGGCCGACGCCGCCGCGCAACGCAGCACGGCTGTTGCCGATCCGGCCCGTCCCCCCGAAAGCCACCTCGCGCCGGCGCTGCACTGGCTCGTCGACGAGCTGCGCGTATCGCCCGACGCCGCGCGCCAGATCGCCGACTACCTCGCCCGCGCGCGGGCCGCGCTCGGCGCGCTGCCGACGCAGGACACGCTCGTGATGGAGCGCTTCTTCGACGAATCGGGCGGCATGCAGCTCGTCATTCATTCGCCGTACGGCAGCCGCATCAACCGCGCGTGGGGGCTGGCGCTGCGCAAGCGCTTCTGCCGCAATTTCAACTTCGAGCTGCAGGCCGCCGCGACCGACGATGCGATCATCCTGTCGCTGTCGCTCGCGCACAGCTTCGCGCTCGACGAAGTGTGGCGCTACCTGCGTTCGGCGAGCGCCGAACACGTGCTGATCCAGGCGCTGCTCGACGCGCCGCTGTTCGGCGTGCGCTGGCGCTGGAACGCGACCACGGCGCTCGCGCTGCCGCGCTTCACGGGCGGCAAGCGCACCGCGCCGCAACTGCAGCGGATGAAGAGCGACGATCTGCTCGCGACCGTGTTCCCCGATCAGGTCGCGTGCCTCGAGAACGTCGTCGGCGAACGCGAGATCCCGCATCATCCGCTCGTCGAGCAGACGCTCGACGACTGCCTGCACGACGCGATGGACACCGACGGCTGGCTCGCGCTGCTGCGCCGGATCGAAAGCGGCGCGATCGAACTCGTCGCGCGCGACCTGCCGGCGCCGTCGCCGCTCGCGGCCGAGATCCTCAACGCAAAGCCCTACGCGTTCCTCGACGACGCGCCGCTCGAGGAGCGCCGCACGCAGGCCGTGCAGTCGCGTCGCTGGAGCGACCCCGAATCGGCCGACGATCTCGGCGCGCTCGACGCCGATGCGATCGACGCGGTGCGCGACGAAGCCTGGCCGCTGGTGCGCGACGCGGACGAAATGCACGACGCGCTGCTGACGCTCGCCTGCATCGCCGACGACGAAGCGCAGGCGCACGAAGGCTGGCCCGCGCGGCTCGCGGAACTGGCCGAACGCCGTCGCGCGACGAAGCTCGCGACGCCGGACGGCGCGGCGCTGTGGGTGCCGGTCGAACGGCTGGTCTGCCTGCGCGCGCTGCATCCCGACGCCCGCCTCTCGCCCGTGCTCAAGATACCGGCCGCGTGCGCCGAACCGTGGGACGCCGATGCCGCGCTCGTCGACGTGATCCGCGCACGGCTCACCGGCTTCGGCCCGCTGCCGCTCGACGCGATCGCGAAACCGCTCGACCTGCCGCCCGCCGCGGTCGCGACGGCGCTTGCCGCGCTGGAGCGCGAGGGCTACGTGATGCGCGGCCGCTTCACGCCGGGCACGACGCTCGACGAATGGTGCGAACGCCACCTGCTCGCCCGCATTCATCGCTATACGGTGAAGCGGCTGCGTCGCGAAATCGAACCGGTCGAGCGCGCCGACTTCATGCGCTTCCTGTTCCACTGGCAACACCTGACGCCCGACACGCGCGGCACGGGCCGCGATGCGCTCGCGGCCGTCGTCGAGCAGCTCGAAGGCTACGAGGCCGCGGCCGGCGCGTGGGAAGACGCGCTGCTGCCCGCACGGCTCACCGACTACACGGCCGGCGGCATCGACGACCTGTGCCGCTCCGGCAAGCTCGTATGGACCCGCATCGGCGCGCCGGCGCGCGCGGCCGGCACGCCCGTGAAAACCACGCCGATCGTGCTGCTGCCGCGCCGCCATCTCGGCGCATGGCAGGCGCTGCGCGATCCCGACGCGCAGCCCACGCTGTCCGCTCGCGCGGCACAGGTGCGCGATGCGCTGGCCGCACACGGCGCGATGTTCTTCGACGCGCTGCTCGACGACCTGCACATGCTGCCCGTCGAACTCGAACAGGCACTCGGCGAACTCGTGTCGGCCGGCCTCGTCAACGCGGACAGCTTCGCGGGCCTGCGCGCGCTGCTGAAGCCGGCAGTCAAGCGCAGCGCGACCTATGCGCCGCGCACGCGGCGCGGCGGCGCACTGATCGGCGGCATGGACGACGCCGGCCGCTGGGCGCTGGTGCAGCGCCCGGCGCCGCCGGTCGACACGCCGGCGACCAGACGCGGCGCGGTCGCCGCAACCGACCCCGACGCGCTCGAACACATCGCATGGACACTGCTGCGCCGCTACGGCGTCGTGTTCTGGCGGCTGCTCGAACGCGAGGCCGACTGGCTGCCGAGCTGGCGCGAACTCGTGCGCGTGCTGCAACGCCTCGAAGCGCGCGGCGAGATTCGCGGCGGGCGCTTCGTCGCCGGGCTCGCGGGCGAGCAGTTCGCGTTGCCCGAGGCGATTCCGATCCTGCGCGAACTGCGGCGGCAACCGGGCGACGGGCAAACCGTCTGCGTGACGGGTGTCGATCCGCTCAACCTCGTCGGCACGCTGCTGCCCGGCGACAAGGTACCCGCGCTCGCCGGCAATCGCGTGCTGTTCCGCGACGGCGTGCCGATCGCATCGCTCGTGTCGGGCGCGTTCCATTACGCGCCCGACCTGTCGCCCGCCGCGCGCGAGGACGCGCGCCTGCGGCTCGCGCGCCGCTACTGA